TTGCTGTTTTTGTGACTTACCATTCCCTCTTCGTTTAtcatttaagaatttatttatgtcgttaaaaatattttccataccATAATTGATTTCTCAGTTCAGCacaaacaataaacaaaacacGAACACCATCAATCTCATTATAAAATTACCACGCTTCACGTTtaaattcttaaactttttatcACGATTATAACAAAATCAAACTTATGTGAAATAACTCAATTAGTGTATTTTTACATAGTGCCCTATAAAGTttgcatctttttctttatgtGGATACATGATTACACTGCCATTTTGTATCTCACAATCCTCCGTTCATCTATCGTACAAGAGtttcttttgtcaaagatatTTTCCATGCTAGAATTGATTACCCAATTTAACTAATACGATAACTCACACGTCAGTTCCGTTACAGAATTGTCACACTTTATCTTTAAATTCCTAAACTTTATATCGCGATCATGATTATTGTAAACGCATATTTTCGTAGTAAGTAAGTAATTCGATAGACGTTTATATTCAACGGGACGACAGGATCACatagaaaaatcgaaaaaatttcacactcaccttttttttttaatctcaatcACCACAAATATCTTTTGACTCCACGCTCAATTGCCAATTAGATCACTCCACACAAAAAGTCCACCAGCTGTTCTCCAAAAATCCCAAGGTCCATAAGCAAAACCAACCACACAGGAAGAAACAGATAGaaatttttccttccttcctttccttccttcttaTAAAGCAGAGACagcttcctcttctccttctccaatCCAGTCActttccaagaagaaagaaagctcCCTGCTCCTCCCGCGAGAAGGAGAAGCTTCCTCCCTCATCCATGGCGTCCCTGTCGTTGCTGCAGTGACCGCAGGAGGAAGAAGTTGGTCATCCCCGCGAAGGAAACATGGCGTACAACCACGGTCAAATGCCGCAGGAGCAAGTCCCCTTCCACCACTACTCCGACCAGGGGGGCCACCACCAGGGCAGAGATGGCGTGCACAAGTTCTTCTCCGCCTCCATCCTCCGCCCCCAGAACTTCCTCCGCCTCGACTCCGAGCCCAGCGCCCACGCCGAcgacgcctccgccgccgcggccgccgcctCCTACAACAACGACGACGGGGCcggggaggaggagatggtcgaggacgacgacggcgggggcggcggggggGATTACGAGAGCGCGAGGCACAAGGCGGAGATCCTGAGCCACCCGCTGTACGAGCAGCTGCTGAACGCGCACGTGTCGTGCCTCAAGATCGCCACCCCCGTCGATCAGCTGCCGAGGATCGACGCGCAGCTGACGCAGTCGCAGCGAGTGGTGGCGAAGTATTCCGTGCTGGGGAATGGTGGGGTCGTGGACGGGAAGGAGCTCGATCAGTTCATGGTAATAGTTCCGTGTCTTTTCGgggttcttgttcttttttgggTTGATTTATCACGAAGCGTTTGATGGACTGGTTCTTGATTTTGTGGCTTCTCTTTTGGAATTCTTGAAGTGGGTCTATGTTAGCTTCTGACAAGTTTCTCATGGTCGGTCAATGCGATTCAAGTTTTTTTCTGGGAATCATGGTTTTTCAGGGCGTGTAACGACTGTTAAATTTCGAaactttcctctgttttttctttttcttttgcggTATTTAGACGCGTATTTGAATGGGaggaatttcttgaagaaatgTTTTTGTGGGTTCGGCGTGTTCGCGAGAAAGATCAGAACTTGACTTCGATGTTGCTTTCATGTAATTGGCGGAGAGTCCATTGATCGGAACATGGgatattttccttccttttgatAGCTTCGTTTTATATGTGGCTGTTAAAATCTTGGTAACTCTAGTTAATTCGAGTTGTCATCCTCCGAAGTATCTGCCTATGATAGAAGATTGAGAACTTGAATTGATATGTACTTGTCTTCGTCCTGTTGAGTGTTGTCTCTTCAAAACCTGGTCGTTCTTATGTTGCTAATGCTTTCTCAATTCTGCATTTCCTGTTCCTTAGGGTTTGGTTTCACATTCTAACTTCCAGTTCCCAcacagaaagagagaaagagagagatttgtcTTGTAGCAAGAGTCCTGTCTGTCCTgttgtttttttgctttttttttttcatgatctGCTAGGCATTGTCGGCATTGTCTTTGTTTGAGCTTTGAAAGAATGTGAGGTACGAAAAGATGTGAAGTTTAGTGGATAGAGCGACTTTTTGGCTCAGGATTCTATTTATAATGTCCTCTTGTCGCATCAACGTAGGAATCGTGCTGTTTGAGTACACTAAtaattgaaacttttgagagtgGTTTGGAGAATCTGTTGCCACATGACTCCACTTGTGTGGTCTAGTACATGGTATCTCCCTAGATTTTGCTAGCACAAATACCATCTTCAAGATCCTTCTGTCAGCTAATCTTTGCTCGTTCTCCAAAACAAGGGTAAATATCTTACCTACTTAAAATTGCCTAAAACTGGCAAAAATTGCCTGAAAAGCTGACAGAGTGTGCATTCACATACTCGAAGAGAGATGTCTTTTTCTGCTTCACAGTCCAAAATTATACGGATGAAAGCTTGGAGCTTCTACAATTGCTTTCTGGGTCAACTGTATTTGATGTTGCTCATAAAATGTTCCTGCAAATGCATAACACTGAGGATTTTCATGAAAACCTTTGGTGCAGTGGTATCTGATCCATTGTAAGATGGCTTCCTTGAATCTCATATCACTTAGGTTTAATAAACTAGTAGAATCACCGTTACTTCTGCAGAACTTAATCCATGTTTTGAGATGACAGAAAATATGTCATGTACGCTCATCTGCGCAAAGAGATCTTCTGTGATTTTTGTATCAGCACCAAAGTGCAGAAGTTGATAAAATAAACTAACACGCATTATAAGGCTTGAAGAAATTTCTGCTGTTGTGTTACATTGTCTAGCTGATACATTTTGCtatataaattttaagaaaaaaagtgcTGTTTGCTCGAATAAATGAAGGCCGGAAGATTCTATTAATTGATCGAGACAGTGTAAACTCTCGTCAATAGTTATTTTCACTCCAATCTTctctattattttaatataatatttgaattattcgAGCTTCGAGGTCTGCCATATAGTTTCTCATCTGAATTTTCTTGTCTTCTCCCCTCTTCTGATGCAGACACATTATGTTCTATTGCTCTGTTCCTTTAAAGAACAATTACAGCAACACGTTCGTGTTCATGCTATGGAAGCAGTGATGGCTTGTTGGGAGCTGGAGCAAGCACTTCAAAGCTTAACAGGTTGTTCCCTTTTCCTAATCCTATGTTTCATTGTCTCCTGTTGATTATGTCCATTGAGTTCACATTACCAAATTAACATATCCCTAGGTCTTGTGGAATCTCTTTTTGTTGATGTGAAGGTGCAAATAAATATCGGAACTTTCCTTATACAGAGAGTAAATAGTAGTTATATTGACGTTTTAATTGAGTCACTGTTTCTGGTGAAGGACCTTGGACATTGCTAAGTATTGTGCATTCTCTCATTGCCCTCTAGCGGATTCAATTTAAGGGTGTTTTGGGGTGACATTTGctttttgtactttttgtttACAACTTTTTCTGTAAtgtttgaaatttcattttggtTTTGAACTACAAACATCCAAATCTTTagatttcaaattaatttaaaaattctttcaggattctttttattttattttattttatgggaAAGAAAGATGTTGGAGGGAAAGTTGTTATGTCCTGAAATGCACTCTTATTTTATCCAGAAACTATGCTTCATCAGAGAAACTTTATTAGCATGACACCAGAAATTGGCTAATTATGATTTCCCTCACATTGCCAAAGCAGGAGTATCTCCTGGTGAAGGGACAGGGGCTACAATGTCCGATGATGATGAGGATCAAGATGATAGTGATGCCAAATTGTTTGATGGAAGCTTTGATGGCCATGACAGTATGGGATTTGGGCCTCTAGTTCCAACTGAAAGTGAGAGATCCTTGATGGAACGGGTGAGGCAAGAGCTGAAGCATGAGCTCAAGCAGGTATCCCAGTTATTGCCTAGCACTCCTTGTTTTGGTATGTTACAATTCTTATACAGTTGATTTTCTTTCCGCTTCTCAGGGCTATAAGGAAAAGATTGTGGATATCAGAGAGGAGATTCTGCGCAAGAGGAGAGCCGGAAAGCTGCCAGGTGACACCACCTCTCTATTAAAAGCGTGGTGGCAAACACACTCCAAGTGGCCCTACCCAACAGTAAGAATATTATGACTCTAATCTCATTGTTCTGTACCAGTGCATCCGAAACAATTCGCTGAGGCTTTCTTATTACTTTGCCTGCTTCAAAAATCATCTCAGGAGGAAGACAAAGCAAGGCTAGTACAAGAGACGGGCTTGCAATTGAAACAGATTAATAATTGGTTTATAAACCAACGGAAAAGAAATTGGCACAGCAACCCTTCGTCTTCCACAGTTCCCAAGAGCAAACGCAAGAGGTAGGCTGATTAACAGAGTCAAAATCTTGGACTTCTTTGAGAATGATATCTCACTGTGATTCTGAAAGAAGCCATGCAGGTGATCCGGATAAAGAGAGACCTATGTAAAGCAACGTCAAAAGCCACTTTCCATCTATTGGTTTGCAACAACTGCCACTGTGAGCCCTTTCGAGAGGAAAGGTCTCGGCTGATAGTTAACATGGGCAGCGAGAAGACAGCAGTTTGAAGATGGTATAGCAAATGTTACGATGGATCAGCTATGCAGATCGATATACTTAAAACGATGCTTAAGAAGAGAAGGGTCGAAACCCCCCCTCGGCTTCTTGCCCACCTCTTTCTAACGGAGAAGTGTATTGCTGTGGTACTGTGTTTACCTTGCCAGAAACGTGATGCGGCATGATTGCTATTAATATATCTTGTGGCGACATTTGTGCTTATCCGATGCTAACCTAATGATCATGTCTCTTCGTGGTGGAGTTTTTCTTTCAAATGTTCTCATTTGAAGCACTTCCAGTCGAATTATGGAAAGGAGCTTTACACAAGCATCATTTTAGGCAGAAGTTGCTTGCTGGTGGCTGATAAGAACTGCACCAGTCTTGCATCATGGAAACAGGGTATAATGTTGCTTTCAGCATCATgtcaaaaacacaaaaaaaggaagGTTCCTAAAATTCAACTGGTCAAAGTGCTGTATCTTGTAAGGATAGCCAGCTCATTGAAGAGCTAGTTCTAATTGGATTTGAATTTCAATGTTACGCTCCAACGTGGACTGCCTAACATATTTGACCTCAAAACCCAAGAAATATCTAGGCCGTTCACACTTGGACATGACATATGAGCAAATGACAATAGCTTTCGTAAAGATCAATAGGAAGCATCAACCTCTCTTTGAAAGAATATCCGTTGTCTGAAAACTCCAGATTTTTGGATCACCACATTCTTCTTTGAATTACCAACAAGAAGGAAATATCAGAAACTATTTTGCCAATCCAAGCTCGGCGATATTCGCTCTTTCTAGCGGATTGCTGTAGCATACATAGGTTGCACCACGTATTTTGATCATTATTCTTGGCTAAAGAAATGAAGTGACACATATCTAACAAGTTGCCATGATAATGGAAAAAATATACCTTTTCgttcctttcttttactttttctctagTTGGGTCTTtggtatttttaatttgtttaattaagtCATCCTACTTCCTTACCAAGTCCTTTCGACACTAAATCCAAGCCAAATCCAGCTAACTTGGCCATTGAGGACGATGCCAAAGTTTGACGtgaataaatttcaattaatgtGGAGCCTATAGGGATGCCATAGTGGAAAATTTTAGGCGCCAACAGTATAATGTGGATATAATTTAGCCACATGGAATCTCACATCGATATCCTCGCCAGAAACATTGTATTCAACTTCACAAGCCAAAGACCTCGTGATTCAGGGTTGGAGGGTCGAttagaaaaatttggaaaagtaGAACAAACTGATTAGACAATGAAAAGTATGGATATCCGATAAATTAATGGCAATAATGGAAGGCGTCCACAGAAACCAAAATTTTGTAATAGAAAAAAGCAAAGAATGGCCAATCCAAAAGCAAAAGCTAAAAAACTACAAACGAAATCTCTTTGATTTTTCATGACAGTGCGGTTCCAGCTTGTTTCTCCTGATCATTCCTGAAGCTGCCCACGAACCTAGCGGAGAAGCCCTGCATCAACAAGCCATCTTCCTCTCCGCCTCCTCCATCGAAATTGAGAGCGTAGCTCTCCGCATCATATCCGAACTTGCCCTGGGGATTCCTCTTCCTATCCGATCTCCAGTACCCGCCAACCTTCCTGATGAAGTTCTTCCACTTCGGCCCCGCCACGAGTTCCGTGAACTCCCTCACTTTCTTGAACCGGCTCATCGTCCAGGACTCGCCACCGTCATTGCCACCGTGCTGGCGCTGCATGTAAGGGTGTGCCCCACCGCCGCCCCGCCACCACTTGAGGCAGAAGCAGCTGCACCCGCTCGGCGAGACGTCGTCCCCATAGTAGTCGAAGCCGTCCTCTCCTTCGCGTCCGTGTTCCTGAATTGGTGAAGGGTGTTCTCTAGAAGCCatcgcagagagagagagagagagagagactctatGGAGGTcctttgatgaagaaaaagccAATATATAATAGGAGGATAGGAGGATATGAGGGGAGGATATAACAGAGAAGGAAGCGCGTCAGATCACGAGCGTGTGCGTTTTGATTGGGGAGGGGGGAAGAGAACCAGCCAGGAAACAACCGAAGACCGCGGTTACTTATgcaattcaaaaacaagaaaacagaCACAAACATCCAAGTGGATCGATCACGAATGACATCACCTCCCATATTTGTAAGCGCTGTCTAATTTGACCACTATATATAATGGAATCAAAAGTCTAAAACGTGCAACGTTTCATCATCAATTAGCTTATGGAAAGTACGGTTTTTCACGATGACATCTCCTTCATTTCCCCAAGTAAACATAGTTAATTTTCGTGGGAAAAGTTATAGATGAAAAAGAGATTCATATTAAGATCCTAATAACACGTCTAGACTTGCTTTGAACActcttaatttctttaaaataatagCACCGGAAGTACGACCGGGCCAGTTAAGGCCAAGAGCATGTCACCAGAAAAAAGGGGCAAACCAATAGGTTAAGTTTTAGTCCCGCAAGTTTTCATTTCACCAGCAAAAATCTGCACAAAAGTTCAGATATCACACGAGTCTTGGCTTACATCTCGTTGACTTTTGACTAGTCGTATGACCTGACCTGCAACATACCAACCGAAGAGAGGGCATATTTTCTTGACGTTCAGGGAAACGGCATTGAAAGCTCCAGGCACAAATGGGCTGCTAATAAAGCCGCCAAAGCCAGACAATGGCCGGTCAACTCGACCCGAGTGAAAGCGAACATGGTATGACTGAATGAACCACCCTTGAATGCCAGTAGACCGTTCAGTTATATTGGAATGAGACACAGAACTGACGCAAAAAGCCAATCGAGAATCAAAGAATGGAGCTTGGCCTCACCAAGCATGTatcttggagaaaaatgaaTACAATACGAAACCGACAACATTAGCACATAATAATGAGATCTATTTTTCTTATAGCATTCACACAGAAACACATCAGCCATTTTTATGATTCATCATACAAAGATGAGGAAGAGCCATCTATGAACATCAGCTTGTTCGGTATACTCTGTGTTTCACTGACCATATAGAATACCTATGTGTGATTTTGCATCTTTTGAGTGATCTTCGTGGACATGGATCGCAGTTCGTTTGCAATTTCGGTGAAGCTTGGTCTTTCTGATGGCTCCGCTGACCAGCATCTCTCCATCAGGGATCTCCATTCTGGATCACAGGACTCCGGTACTGGCGGTCGCAGCGTATTGCTCACGATACCACCTAAATGAATCAGAGTCTCAGAAATCGACAGTAAATATTCAACCATTTTAGTCAAAAACTTGTACCTATGATGGCCCCATAATGCAAATCGGCGTATGGTTCTTCTCCAGTCAGTAGTTCCCACATCACAATGCCAAATGAGAACACGTCAACCTAACCAGTAGGTTGTCGTTAAACATATTGCAGTTAAAAGTAAATATATACTGATAAAGACAACAATATACATCCAACCAAATGTATACTTGGGATAATTAGGAAAGTGAAAATCAATGGTGAGATGCCAACCTTCTCGGACACGAGACTACTGCTGCCATTCAAAAGCTCGGGTGCCATCCAAGGGAGCGTTCCTCGCACTCCACCTGATATCAGTGTCTGACATTTTACCTTGGACAGGCCCAGATCACCAACCTGAGAGACATGTGAAAAATCAAATCGGGGACCTTTCAGAAGTTATGGGGataacaaaattttattctccCATAAAGAACAGGAAACATTTTTAGATCCGTGGCAAGGAAACAGCAAGTATCAAGATTGACTCGAGGAGTATTCAAGTCAaccaaaaagaatgaaaaaaattccATCACCTATCATCTGTCGGACAACAGATGTCACAAATCTAATCTACTCAAATGATGACCTATTCTCTGGTTAGCAAGACCCAAATGTCAGAACTTCGCTAAGATGCTAGTTGGACTTGGCAAAATGTTAAAGGGGTGCATTATCCTCAAAGTCCAAAGCTTTGCGACTTCCAGATAGATATTTGCCAATAAATCGATCTCGCTTGTTTTTTGGCAATGAGTGGAAACTCTTACATTGAAACAGgcaaatttactttaaactaatCTTGCTTGGTTTATAGTGTTCTTTCCACGGTTTGAACCAGCAGAACAGGAAATTATCTTGTGTCAGCAAGA
This genomic stretch from Eucalyptus grandis isolate ANBG69807.140 chromosome 3, ASM1654582v1, whole genome shotgun sequence harbors:
- the LOC104436149 gene encoding homeobox protein knotted-1-like 3 isoform X1; translation: MAYNHGQMPQEQVPFHHYSDQGGHHQGRDGVHKFFSASILRPQNFLRLDSEPSAHADDASAAAAAASYNNDDGAGEEEMVEDDDGGGGGGDYESARHKAEILSHPLYEQLLNAHVSCLKIATPVDQLPRIDAQLTQSQRVVAKYSVLGNGGVVDGKELDQFMTHYVLLLCSFKEQLQQHVRVHAMEAVMACWELEQALQSLTGVSPGEGTGATMSDDDEDQDDSDAKLFDGSFDGHDSMGFGPLVPTESERSLMERVRQELKHELKQGYKEKIVDIREEILRKRRAGKLPGDTTSLLKAWWQTHSKWPYPTEEDKARLVQETGLQLKQINNWFINQRKRNWHSNPSSSTVPKSKRKRSHAGDPDKERPM
- the LOC104436149 gene encoding homeobox protein knotted-1-like 3 isoform X3; the protein is MAYNHGQMPQEQVPFHHYSDQGGHHQGRDGVHKFFSASILRPQNFLRLDSEPSAHADDASAAAAAASYNNDDGAGEEEMVEDDDGGGGGGDYESARHKAEILSHPLYEQLLNAHVSCLKIATPVDQLPRIDAQLTQSQRVVAKYSVLGNGGVVDGKELDQFMTHYVLLLCSFKEQLQQHVRVHAMEAVMACWELEQALQSLTGVSPGEGTGATMSDDDEDQDDSDAKLFDGSFDGHDSMGFGPLVPTESERSLMERVRQELKHELKQGYKEKIVDIREEILRKRRAGKLPGDTTSLLKAWWQTHSKWPYPTEEDKARLVQETGLQLKQINNWFINQRKRNWHSNPSSSTVPKSKRKR
- the LOC104436149 gene encoding homeobox protein knotted-1-like 3 isoform X2 yields the protein MAYNHGQMPQEQVPFHHYSDQGGHHQGRDGVHKFFSASILRPQNFLRLDSEPSAHADDASAAAAAASYNNDDGAGEEEMVEDDDGGGGGGDYESARHKAEILSHPLYEQLLNAHVSCLKIATPVDQLPRIDAQLTQSQRVVAKYSVLGNGGVVDGKELDQFMTHYVLLLCSFKEQLQQHVRVHAMEAVMACWELEQALQSLTGVSPGEGTGATMSDDDEDQDDSDAKLFDGSFDGHDSMGFGPLVPTESERSLMERVRQELKHELKQGYKEKIVDIREEILRKRRAGKLPGDTTSLLKAWWQTHSKWPYPTEEDKARLVQETGLQLKQINNWFINQRKRNWHSNPSSSTVPKSKRKSHAGDPDKERPM
- the LOC104436150 gene encoding uncharacterized protein LOC104436150, which encodes MASREHPSPIQEHGREGEDGFDYYGDDVSPSGCSCFCLKWWRGGGGAHPYMQRQHGGNDGGESWTMSRFKKVREFTELVAGPKWKNFIRKVGGYWRSDRKRNPQGKFGYDAESYALNFDGGGGEEDGLLMQGFSARFVGSFRNDQEKQAGTALS